Sequence from the Helianthus annuus cultivar XRQ/B chromosome 13, HanXRQr2.0-SUNRISE, whole genome shotgun sequence genome:
ACAAGTCACCtactattttttactttttactttttcaaaaacgaaaattttaaaattaaagtttattggaCGAGTAtgatgtggatatttaaaaaagttatggactttaaacaataaaattataaactttatcatttcaccaacaaaataaacttactttataacgatagcaacttattttttattttttgtcatttgtttagtattttttattaacaaacgaatctttacatgtttaaaacaatttttctatactttatttattattaatttttataacaaaacaaaactttgatatttagtagatagaagataaactatgttccaaaattttaggaattatttaatactaatttacgGATTAGTAGATAGATAGTAAACTATatcccaaaattttaggaattatttaatactaatttacgATATTTAGTAGATAAATAGTAAACGATGTCCCAAAATTTTAGAAATTATAAGTCAACTAATAGAAAAAATAATtattgcagttattcttggatattaatctaataatttgcattttttaattaaaacgtaataaagtaataaactttaaagctaaactaaaaaactgaacttactatgatataaagttaataaaaaataattattttatgaacatttttataacaagtaatataaataaaatactccagaaatttacaatctttactagataaattCTAAACTGGGTTCCAAacttttaggaattataagttcaactatattgttatagataatattagtcagttctaaaataattatttaccaacttgactagatacatagtagtagattatgttgcatatttttagggattattagttaaaagtagactcatatagataagattagttaggaactaaaaatttgaacttagtatgatataaagttaataaagatataaactcttatcatcctattttttataaaaacagtttatgaaatcttataaaaatataaattttttatatttgtaaaaacccgatatttaacaatttaagttaaagctctaaaacgtacttacgagtcaaatactattttttattttaataaaaacgaaaattttaaacttaaagtttattggatgagtactatgtggatatttataaaaagttatgaactttaaagaataaaattatactttataatttaaccaataaaataaacaaactttacaattataacaacttatcttttattttttgtcttttgattattaatttttatacaaaaaaaaacaatattttttgtcttttggttattattttttataaaagaacaaaacttttacatatgtgtaaacttatgacatatatctaccacaataatgttatcataaatattatacgaataagaaaactaccagaaacgagttttacaatgcaaagtgtcgcccccgccgcatcgcgcgggcaccctgcTAGTTTTAATAATGTACATAAGATGGGTGGCATGGTCAGCAGCATGTTATTTGTGCGTAAAAGCATACAACACCATGGTCCACACCCCACTCTTGTGGCTTTCACCCTTACTggaaaaattatatttttttccaaaataattgcacaaatttgaaaattttaaaaagagaATGTATATTTGAAAAAATCTGTTAAACTATTTAGTTTTCTAAATCAATGAAATAGTTGTTAGTAACTTCAGATTCAAATGTGTTCCTTTTTTTTTATAGTTTGTATTAAAAATGTAATTTAGTTTTTATTAGGCTCCAGAAGCTATCCATTTGTTGACTAGGGTCCAAAAGGTTGTCCACAACAGTTGCTCATCAACAGGGGGGCAGGGGTTTGTCTTTAATAgactagggtttgctattcagaaaggggtagcggcgcagcttgttgctcgcttacctgcaatattgatgtaactcggcctgtattttatatataaataaaaacgaatatcttatattaaaaaaaattcattaaaaaaagtatctaacggttgacttaacggttaatcacaaatggtccagtgattaaccgaatcaaaggtagttatatgttggtattcatgtgggctttaaacccttaaaagggcaccctctgattcccactctaactagtccgaatgtcgagtcaaacgtgcttagaaaaagtcaacagaaatgctattttgcgatttaatgcataatctgtaatgtagatgatatgtaacctgtttaaacactcataaaacatgataataagtatattaactagtctaagcttgtttgatccgaccatttactgtattgacccggttcggagccgaaagtcgcaaagctttgatttttgcattgacttcagttctgacccgttaaagtatgatttagatattccttaggactctcttaggaccaggttacatgatggtataaccctctgtgtccggttcgttgtttgtccgagtcttttacacatttccgttaaatgcttaaaagttgaccgtaacgtcctttttgatttaaaacgagaatttcggacatgtgaaagaatcataaccttagttactgatttctaagcatgtccctaaaatttcacgtcaatccgaggtccagaataagagttatgctaaatagcgcaaatttcggaaactttagtaatttaatagcgcaattagcataacgcctatctaaacccagatttcgacaccaaaccttttacacactgatgtaaaataatattttgggatttttaaagatttttaattatttttaacctgctcataacctgcggttatggcaacggttcggtaaatatcgaatatacccttttcggccataacttgagttctacaaggtcttttgacccgattccagttgctattgattttaaataataaataaagtattttagactttataaactattcaggaaactcagatttccagtagaactcagaaacctctattataatatttaaaaagaccgaaatacccctacggggcataatatgaacttaaactcgttacgggcattatggaaggtatcctactgataccacaacctctttaaagcatattgacttaggaaaccagtgtaggactcttatggttacccgttacgccttttgcgcgcacggttcggcttatgtaactagtttacataaactagccgaaacgggtcaaaccatattgttttgaccccaaaatccagagtgtgattattatacccatataaaacaagtcttcaaacttgttgggtcaaaatcacattccattcccggttttcgcctttcacgcgattaaaccgtaactatccgttgaaactgaccggtctaagctacggctaaactaaagacccgttaggattctaataggttatttttaaaccttcgttccagactaggggaccagtaaaagctatctgcaatttatttcgattaaggattaatacttgcaaaggtaaatacttttaacttattttccgttatacgggcttgggttacggtatatagtataccgcttgatcgggcatcaaattctccaccgattgagtgggtaattgaataaatttgatcggctcgtttaaacagtcttgttacttaaaagcctttggggggttaatgaccatgtcccggatatccctggcatcattttacgaaatggccacgacctaagcgcggagtgtaggcgtacactcgtcagtgcataaatagtcgctgtggtgtgtctattgatctttaacccggacttgatccgggctactgaacgcataaggaacatgtaattcgttcacaagattatatatttaaataattctcccaagttataaaagagtttgtgccttgtgcattcaaatcaatttttaataaacatttttcaaaagtgtcggttgaatgtatttaccagtgtaaactgacgtattttcccaaaaagactaaatgcaggtactatgcgtaattggctggatattctccttagcatcataaagagtctcgcaagcttaagatgccttcgtctgttaaacaaaacttatatttttatttgatcccctgtggatacattttcgactattcgtaatactttgatattgcaaacaatggttgaaatataattatctttatgcttccgctgtgcattcatatattgtgtggtttgactatattgttgccaactatgtcacggtaatcccccaccgggcccaccggtgagacacgtggaaatcggggtgtgacatttacattatctgttcctctggtagggttcaatcccaacacatgTGTTTCAACGTATCCGATCTAAAGCATTGTGGTTACAAAAGAAACGGAATCGAACCCAAGTTGGTTAGTTTAGTGAGGGTTTTACTTAACCATTACACCACACTTACATTTGTATCAAGACTTAGCGGCGTCAAAACATACAATGACTCGAATTTATAGCGttgaatgaaaacatattatatttcaCCTGACTTCTTTCCAAATACAATTTATGTCAAATGAAGACCAACAAAAAAGGTACGCAAAAATAAGCATATgcaaacgtattatatttgaccagacTTGATTCcgaaaaaaaaattatgtcgaaACGTGAATCTATATCGTTTACACTGAAACGAAAATTTATACCAGTACGTTCattaaaatgttaaaacgtagaccaactgtaaaatgtacataaaaataagaatgaaaacgtattatatttaatCCGACTCGTTTCAGAAAAAATTTACGTCGAAATGTGAAATTATACCAACACGTACATAAAATAACCATGCGAGAAATGATTTTTTTCCATAAACTAAACAATGAAAATATGGGAGTAGATTTGAAAAGCTAGAACTTAAGAGGGTAAAAGTAACATTTTATAAGGTTATATAAATAAATTGATTATCAATTTTGAAACTTCATGGGCTTTTTGTCAAGTTTGAAACCTTAGGAGCAATAGTGTCACCGACATTTAATTTAAGGTTATATAAATATGTAGGGTGGgttttttgatggtttttttatTATGGATACAAAATTTTAAATTGTGTGCATCGGTCACATACTACATGTTGGCATGAGTTGTCTATGATTCTATTACCTAGACGTTGTGGTTTCATTACGAGGTTCATTGTATTGTATTGATGATATTTTAGGATTCTTATTAATTAGAACCCATGTTTCTTTATAATTAAAGACCCATCTTAAAATCAAACCCATCTTCAAAACTTTCTACTTTTTGTGTTTGTTATTCCTATCTCAACTTTTATTCTATACAAAAATACCTGAGTAAAATCGTATTTATTTTTAGGCTTGTTGTGTATTAGAGACATTACACAATTATTCGGGGTAGTAGGATTcgttaaaacattttttttgtttttcattaaaacttataaaatttacaaaaaagatttttaacaatttttaggattttttctagGTTAGGCCTCTTTTATAAAAAGTACATATTTTCGTCcatatttttcatataaaaaaaaTCTGAAAGATACAATGGAAAAGAAAAATACTGGAAAAAcattatgaaaagttcaaaaagaTGTACTAGTTGTTCATTGAATAAAAGGTGATTTTGCACCTTATAGCTTGATGTTTATTAGTTAGTTGTTTGTTAATAAAAAttgaattttcatcaccttagccccTATTAAATATCCCATTTCATACCTTTAGTTTAGCCCCATTACAACCCATAAATAGCCCTTTTGACTTTGCTTAGTTTTTTTTTGTGTAAATTCACttggttttattttttatatactttCTTTTAAATAAATGGATAAAATAACTAAATTGTCTAAACTTAACTATAAAATTTAAGTGGGTTAGTGTCAGGACAAATCATGTAAGGTTTTAACACCTAAATGATGATTCCTGATATTTTAAAAGGAAAATGACGTACACTGAAATTTGGTATAAACATAAAAGTTGAAAATTGTGATTTACCCATTTATTATCATTAGGGATGTAAGCTTAAAACCTTATCGAAGAAGTTATAAATAATTTGAATTTTTAGTTCTAGTTCCAACGATACTGATACCACGATGGCacgatctcaaatcaattttacttcggggttgtttggtagcctcttaatgaccattcagatgctacctcttaatggtttaaaacctctgaatgaataagaggtaacctcaagtctgaatggttaagaggtaacctctgaatggtaaatcatcacaagtcacattcttctaccttctcattggtaatattcttaattgttccattaagaggtagcctcttaatgaccattcaaaGGCTACCAAACAACAATCAATAAAGTTGTTAGCTTAAAAGCTTATTGAATTTACAagaaaaacagaaataaaatGATATGTGATTAAAATATAGAAAAGGGTAGGTAAGGAGATTGAATAATCTTGGGTTATTATTCAATCCTTATAATATCTGGAATTTGCATTTTTATCGTATATTTATAGTTTACTCGTTGAGTTTAACCGTTAAAATccatgttattttttttatgaaCGGTTCAATAAGTTTTAGAACAACATAATATCTTAAATAATTCAAAAAAGTAATTTAGTTATTCTTTTACACGATAATGTTTTACGTTACAATTCATAACGTGCGTGCATAGTTCAATATTTTTATATCAATTTTTTGTTTGCTACAATAGTATTACTGCAACGCACCTTAAAACACGTTTTTATTAAGTAGTCACTAAAAGACAAAAGTTCTAGCATAAGCAAGTATGATTGAAGCATGggttttcattttctttatatATCCCCATATCCACAAGTTAGCTTGAATGTTCATTAATCATTTTCATTTGTTCTGATCATCAATAATTCTTCAAGATATTCATGTCGATGAAAATTCAAGACACATTTTACATATCCCATGGACCCCCTTCTTTGTGCCTCGAAGAACAATGTATTCCTCTAGTGCATTTCCTCCAATCTTTCCAACAAAAGGTGCACCCTATTCGCCCATCTTCCATCCTTCTTATCTCCGGCCACTTTGAGACTTCGTATCCGACGGTCAACGCCGTCTCCAACAGCCCATCCGATACCATATATGATTTTGAAGGTTTTCCCGAATGTCTTTACGAGCTCAAGTATCCGGCACCAGGAGCTCCAGAACTTGCTAAGAGAGTCAAGGAGCTTCTCATGGCTTCCGGGTTCGAGCGGGTTGACGAGGATGAGAATCGAGGGCTTGACCATGGTGCGTGGTCCCCACTAAGGCTTATGTATCCAGAGGCGGATATTCCAGTTTGTCAGTTGTCCATTCAGACGGACAAAGACGCCACTTACCGTTATAACATGGGTAAGGCGTTAGCACCACTTAAAAATGAAGGGGTGCTTATTGTAGGTTCGGGTGGGACCACCCATAACTTGGAAAAGGTGCAATTTGACACCAGTGTGGTGCAACCTTGGGCTCAAGAGTTTGATACATGGCTCAAAGAGGCACTAGTTGATGGAAGGTATGAAGATGTTAACAAGTACAAGGAGAAGGCTCCACATGCGACCATGGTGCACCCAACGCCTGATCATTTCTACCCGTTGCATGTCGCGATAGGTGCGGCAGATGCGAATTCCAAAGGCCAGCTTATCCATCATAGCTGGGGTTGGTCTTCTCTTTCCTATGCTACGTATAAATTCATGGTCCCGTTGAACTAGCATTTTGAATGACAATTCGTATTCCTATTTTACACGGGTTATAATAAAATATTCTCTTTGTCTATGTTTGAACCGGTGATTGTTAATAAATTACCAAGTGGGTTAGCCTGTTAGCCTCACATTGGCAACTTTCTATTTTAACACGTGATGTGATTGTTCAAAACTTTAATAAATATGACCTTTTTAGCCTCGATTGGTTGAACATCTACATGGAAATCAGTCACTTACGTTTATTTGTCacttgaaaagaaaagaagaaaataaGTTAATACCAGAAAGCAAAGTTGAGCATGCATAGAGTTGAAGGCTAAATACTATTAAAAGGTCAAATAACAGATGAACTCGAATCCTAAACGGTTAATAGTAGTCGGAAAACAAATAAAATCTAATAACTAACCACGTCTTACTCGATGATCGCGAAGACTCAGAAAGGTCAAGGTGGAGTGACATATCTTAACATGAcacgaaaaaaaaaacaagttttagGTTGGTAAACACGACTCATTTATCAAGCAGGTCTACCCGAACACACCATcttttcagatttttaaatatattgaCAAAGTTTTGGGTACACTGTCCTCCTCATGTAATTTTTAATTCCGTCCATTCTGATGAGATGACGGTATATTCATACAGGTCAACTAACATCATCTAaaaagggtcctaatattaacacatggcaaaaacttatttacacatggtgtatacgggccgtatacagttatacggtccgtatataataaaataaaactaacaaagtctgtgcctttagactttgtcagtttttttcattccatacgggccgtataactgtatacggcccgtatacaccatgtgtaaataatttGGCAGGTCGTATACAATGGATACGAacaatgtatacgggccgtataactgtatacggcccgtatgaaaagaaaattagattttacccaaagtatttaatggatttaaggtgtcaatcacacgagacattttacagtcgttaggtggtcaaatctttctaaaagtagaaaaaaataaaactttaacaagtaacaaagattgaaaaacaaaaaaacgtgtcgtatgactgtaataaaaaggaagggtgaggcatttgatgagagttgtaaggagaagcATTTTAATCACTTcttttcaacggggatgtaatgcaatgattctgctagtggtcgggcttccaatgcttacacagggtgataaacaacgctgatatgaacccaaaccaactgctttgtcttgagtcgtcgggaaaacttttcctcgggggagggtgagtagtattagtctgagtccattgtggttcgtgaatgtttcgaatcatcatagaagacatGTCGGGTTCTGCTACAAGAGTataaggattttgttggtttgtttccaagtagggtttagaatgtttgaagtattcttggttcaataccaactcttctgaaagacaagaatacaacgttcatgtatcacaaggaatgaccgatctaaggcagggaacctgatttagatacacaaattcatcaccggtttctacagcacaagcacatacactgTTTGTTGGAAAAACCCtacacgtcttctgctagttactcttttcttcgatttcaacaaatctttcaaggtcttaagtgatggacaattggttaaaagatgtagaagagtttgtgtagagatctttacgtacaaatttgcatcatccttacggttacaaatgaagtattaaaagatgttagtttcttgacaatatggtttctcgacaaatgaagtattatctgtcattgctgcctcttcggttggtaaaagacataggatggtttctaatacaggctcttttagagaagcgttgggattcaagggtttatgagtaaaagatgttagtttcttgacaatacggtttctcgacaaatgaagtattatctgtccttgctgcctcttcggttggtaaaagacataggatggtttctaatacaggctctttgtcagttgtggttgatttatagcaggaggttatgaaacgaatatatgtttatgcgaattcacaacatccttgctttattctctttaatctattagaacgatgcttgttttgtcacgtacatgcgtttaattcccaacatcatctgttcatcattgttcttgaagatgaagatgaagatgaagaaacgagggtttattctcattaatctattagaacgatccttgacttgaatttgtggatttcggttggatcagaaaaacttaacaagagaatcaactaaaaaaatacaattgattactcggttgaataaccggtccgttaaagttgagcttcctgatgcaactttcacagtggtaccaatgtcctactactacaatccttccaacgcctgattccgatacaaccctcgatgttgatgagtgaaagagttaacattctgattcagattcaggaagcagacgtttatgagtgaaagagttaacattctgattcagattcaggaagcagatgtttattagtgttttgagaaactaacaaggtaaacttgaattttcaaaattttagatACCTACTTGAATCGTTAGTAATGCTAGATGTCATTTTGGCTGAACCACAACCTATTACCATTTTTTACCAtgcgtatacgggtcgtatactgtttatacggccgtatacgactggtaaaaaatatttttaccgatcgtatactatgtatacgatgattgtatacgggtcgtatattgttatacggcccgtatactatgggtaaaaaatggtaaaaaaatggtttattctctttaatctattagaacgatccttgtcttgagaacctgattctaatttaaacaatggaatttgtggatcaacaaaaataaccgacacgtcttctgtgatgattcgaaacattcacgaaccacaatggactcagactcatactactagcagaagaaccccacacgtcttctatgatgatttgaaacattcacgaaccacaatggactcagactcatactactagcagaagaacccgacacgtcttctgtgatgattcgaaacattccaaaTCACTAGCAGAacaacccgacacgtcttctgtgatgattcgaaacattcccaATCACTGCcgttttttctcttccggttaccaggcctatcatctccgtctacgtttggtttcagctactggagtgaaatatttgttggaatttgtggatcaactgAAATAACTGAATATaaccggtcaaatcacacactatataaagtgtaaagttatcgtgtgttgtagcttGTAATAGattaactagacccctcaagttgtcattcataacaactaagcgtctggagaagagtatgttgatataggagagttgatgcaattttacaagcattttatcgtgtgttgtaattttaatgaaacaatgaagattgaatatgctgtcacagttgtcaagactgtttgtcgaGTTTCCAACcttctacagcacaagttcatcaccggtttctacagcacaagttcatcacctgtttctacagcacaagttcatcaccggtttctacaacacaagttcatcaccggtttctacaacacaagttcatcaccggtttctacagcacaagttcatcaccggtttctacagcacaaattcatcaccggtttctactaGCAGAAGAACATGACACGTCcggtgattgttgatacatggaaaaacaaggaccattcacctctttcaacctaccaaaacaccaaaatccACATCGGTGATTGTTTATCCATACTATtcttcatagccatattcccactcacaagttgttgatacTGAGCTTCCTGTTACATATCgttcgtaagaaacttttcgtgcactaaaccttcagttgtgtactcttcaatcttcttgagtatttttctaactttatgcttgcatccaccacagtgaatattaactttgagTGAAAGAGTTTGGAAACCGGACGGTAAAAACGAAgtaactgttggaatttgtggattacagaggtttttaccattttttaccatatgtatacgggccgtatacggtTTATACGGCTGTATACTCTCGGTAAAATTTTTTTCTAccgatcgtatacaatgtatacgaacgatgtatatgggtcgtatattgttatacggcccgtatactatgggtaaaaaatggtaaaaattggtttattctctttaatctattagaacgatccttgttttgagaacctgattctgatttaaacaatggaatttgtggatcaacaaaaataactgaaaataactcgccattctcttgcacctgtgTCTGTCACatgatagaagacgtgtcgggttctgctagaagagtattctgaaagacaagaatacaacgttcatgtatcacaaggaatgaccgatctaaggcagagaacatgatttagatacacaaattcatcaccggtttctacagcacaagcacatacgcaatgaagtattaaaagatgttcgTTTCTTGACAgtatgaagcaatgaagattgaatatgcactagggttttttctcttccggttaccaggcctatcatttCCATCAGCCATTATTTGCCCTTTTTCCTTCGGTTTCTGGTTGATTTTGAGGGTGAGGTT
This genomic interval carries:
- the LOC110897539 gene encoding extradiol ring-cleavage dioxygenase; its protein translation is MSMKIQDTFYISHGPPSLCLEEQCIPLVHFLQSFQQKVHPIRPSSILLISGHFETSYPTVNAVSNSPSDTIYDFEGFPECLYELKYPAPGAPELAKRVKELLMASGFERVDEDENRGLDHGAWSPLRLMYPEADIPVCQLSIQTDKDATYRYNMGKALAPLKNEGVLIVGSGGTTHNLEKVQFDTSVVQPWAQEFDTWLKEALVDGRYEDVNKYKEKAPHATMVHPTPDHFYPLHVAIGAADANSKGQLIHHSWGWSSLSYATYKFMVPLN